From Elusimicrobiaceae bacterium, a single genomic window includes:
- the rsmA gene encoding ribosomal RNA small subunit methyltransferase A has translation MKKYGQHFLVNARIIDGIIQAVPAGVADVLEIGPGRGALTEKLLEKNFPCFTAVEIDPEMESYLQAHFPQLAGRLVRADFMRFDLQQLPARPTWVVSNLPYIDAADILDKVLSWEHFAGAVFMFQKEQADRILARAGQTGYGPLSILTQVRSKPALLLKVGKACFNPPPKVESAVLTFEKTDWQVPPQQYARFARLIKAAFQHRRKTLFNSLSLCGYDKEKVQGALTQSQLPATVRAQDVPLEHFLSLFTFLK, from the coding sequence ATGAAAAAATACGGGCAACATTTTTTAGTAAATGCGCGTATTATTGACGGTATTATTCAAGCAGTACCGGCAGGGGTGGCAGATGTGCTGGAAATCGGGCCGGGGCGAGGAGCTTTGACCGAGAAACTGCTTGAAAAGAATTTCCCTTGTTTTACGGCGGTGGAAATTGACCCCGAAATGGAAAGCTATCTGCAAGCACATTTTCCGCAACTCGCAGGCCGATTGGTGCGGGCGGATTTTATGCGTTTTGATTTGCAACAATTGCCTGCGCGGCCCACTTGGGTGGTGAGTAATTTGCCCTACATAGATGCGGCGGATATTTTGGACAAAGTGCTATCTTGGGAGCATTTTGCGGGAGCTGTTTTTATGTTTCAGAAGGAACAGGCAGACCGCATTTTGGCACGTGCCGGCCAAACAGGGTACGGCCCCTTATCTATTTTGACTCAAGTGCGCAGTAAGCCTGCTTTACTGCTCAAGGTGGGAAAGGCTTGTTTTAATCCGCCTCCGAAGGTAGAAAGCGCAGTACTGACTTTTGAAAAAACAGATTGGCAAGTACCTCCGCAGCAATATGCACGCTTTGCTCGCTTGATAAAAGCGGCCTTTCAACACCGGCGTAAAACTTTATTTAATTCCTTGTCTTTGTGTGGGTATGATAAAGAGAAAGTGCAAGGTGCTTTGACGCAAAGCCAACTACCCGCCACTGTGCGCGCTCAAGACGTGCCGCTGGAACATTTTTTATCTCTGTTTACTTTTCTAAAGTAA